Proteins from a single region of Bacillus carboniphilus:
- the ylqF gene encoding ribosome biogenesis GTPase YlqF: MTIQWYPGHMAKAKRQILEKIKLVDLVIEIVDARIPLSSRNPMVNEISHQKRRLVLLNKSDLADPAVTKKWISYFEEEGASVLAINAHRSSDIKKVIQQSQSLMKDKHEALRAKGIINPRAIRALIVGIPNVGKSTFINQLAGKKIAKTGNTPGVTKAQSWIKSGKDFELLDTPGILWPKFEDEEVGYRLAVTGAIKDTILPLQDIAAYALRYLSEHYPDRMQERYKLTTISDDMAVLFDEIGKKRGFIVSGGYVDWDRVAEIVLQELRNGKLGPLSLETPYSNAD; the protein is encoded by the coding sequence ATGACGATACAGTGGTATCCCGGCCATATGGCCAAAGCCAAAAGACAGATACTAGAAAAAATAAAATTAGTAGACCTTGTGATTGAAATTGTAGACGCAAGAATTCCGTTGTCATCTAGAAATCCAATGGTCAATGAAATTTCCCATCAAAAACGGCGTTTAGTACTATTAAACAAAAGTGATCTAGCAGACCCTGCTGTGACTAAAAAATGGATTTCTTATTTTGAAGAAGAAGGAGCAAGTGTTTTAGCTATCAATGCGCATCGCTCCTCTGATATCAAAAAAGTCATTCAACAGTCTCAGAGCTTAATGAAGGACAAGCACGAAGCATTACGTGCAAAGGGTATTATTAACCCGCGAGCTATTAGAGCTTTAATTGTGGGGATCCCTAATGTCGGGAAAAGTACATTCATCAACCAGTTGGCTGGTAAAAAAATAGCGAAAACCGGAAACACGCCAGGTGTCACCAAAGCTCAAAGCTGGATTAAATCTGGGAAGGACTTTGAGTTGTTAGATACACCAGGGATTCTTTGGCCAAAATTTGAAGACGAAGAAGTAGGTTATCGGTTAGCTGTCACTGGTGCAATAAAAGATACGATTTTACCTCTACAGGATATTGCAGCCTATGCACTCCGTTACTTAAGTGAACACTATCCAGATAGAATGCAAGAGAGATACAAGCTTACTACTATCTCGGATGATATGGCTGTCCTGTTTGACGAGATTGGTAAAAAACGTGGCTTTATTGTTTCTGGTGGATATGTAGATTGGGACCGTGTTGCAGAAATTGTTCTGCAGGAGCTCAGAAACGGTAAACTAGGACCACTATCATTAGAAACTCCATATAGTAATGCTGATTAA
- a CDS encoding ribonuclease HII: MSYTISQIKEILDNITDTEDPQLKEFETDTRKGVQTLLSQWNKRLEKEKEERERYLALMHFERLYKSKGYSFIAGIDEVGRGPIAGPVVAAAVILEENTYFSGLNDSKQITEKKREELFDQIHENSIAVGIGMVHSHEIDEINIYQATKKAMLEAINQLEPVPDFLLIDAMPLETPFPSESIIKGDAKSVSIAAASVIAKVTRDRYMADLEKAHPGYGFDKHKGYGTKEHLDAIQKLGVIKEHRRSFAPIKEYTR; this comes from the coding sequence ATGTCATACACAATTTCACAAATAAAAGAAATATTAGACAACATAACAGACACAGAGGATCCTCAATTAAAAGAGTTCGAAACAGATACGAGAAAAGGCGTTCAAACCTTATTATCTCAGTGGAATAAAAGGTTGGAAAAGGAAAAAGAAGAACGTGAACGTTATTTAGCTCTCATGCACTTTGAAAGATTATATAAAAGTAAAGGTTATTCATTTATTGCTGGGATTGATGAAGTGGGTAGAGGTCCTATTGCAGGACCTGTTGTGGCAGCAGCTGTTATCTTGGAAGAGAATACATATTTTTCAGGCTTAAATGATTCGAAGCAAATAACAGAGAAGAAACGTGAAGAGTTGTTTGACCAAATACATGAAAATTCCATTGCTGTAGGCATTGGTATGGTGCACTCTCATGAAATTGACGAGATTAATATTTATCAAGCTACCAAAAAAGCAATGTTAGAAGCAATCAATCAATTAGAGCCTGTGCCTGATTTCCTTTTAATTGACGCAATGCCATTAGAAACACCATTTCCTTCAGAGTCCATTATTAAAGGCGATGCTAAAAGTGTTTCTATTGCCGCAGCATCTGTTATTGCCAAAGTGACACGTGACCGTTACATGGCGGACTTGGAAAAAGCTCATCCAGGTTATGGTTTTGATAAGCATAAAGGATATGGTACGAAGGAACACCTGGATGCCATTCAGAAACTAGGAGTTATTAAAGAGCACAGAAGAAGCTTTGCACCAATCAAGGAGTATACGAGGTAG
- the lepB gene encoding signal peptidase I yields the protein MEQTKKPKSELWEWTKALIIAIAVAFIIRYFLFAPIVVDGYSMMPTLNDQDRMIVNKFSYQFGKPDRFDIIVFKAPEGKDYIKRVIGLPGDTVEYRNDVLYINGDPYEEPYLDTYKQDVIGGTLTESFTLEDVIGRETVPEGHVFVMGDNRRLSKDSRHIGPVPFEDILGKTSLVYWPFDDLGFVK from the coding sequence ATGGAACAAACTAAAAAACCAAAAAGTGAATTATGGGAATGGACTAAAGCTCTAATCATTGCTATTGCAGTTGCATTTATTATTCGTTACTTCCTATTCGCACCCATTGTCGTAGATGGGTACTCCATGATGCCTACATTAAACGACCAAGATCGAATGATTGTCAATAAATTTAGCTACCAATTTGGTAAACCAGATCGTTTTGACATCATTGTATTTAAAGCCCCAGAAGGGAAAGATTACATAAAGAGAGTCATTGGTTTGCCTGGTGATACAGTAGAATATAGAAATGATGTCTTGTACATAAATGGCGATCCTTACGAAGAACCATACTTAGATACGTATAAACAAGATGTGATCGGAGGGACACTAACGGAGTCTTTTACTCTAGAAGATGTAATCGGACGTGAAACAGTTCCAGAAGGTCATGTGTTTGTGATGGGCGATAATCGACGATTAAGTAAAGATTCTAGACATATTGGGCCCGTCCCTTTTGAAGATATCTTGGGTAAAACTAGCTTAGTTTACTGGCCATTTGACGACCTCGGCTTTGTAAAATAG